One Neovison vison isolate M4711 chromosome 2, ASM_NN_V1, whole genome shotgun sequence genomic window carries:
- the CH25H gene encoding cholesterol 25-hydroxylase, which translates to MSSHNASELPILCSSGQLLLQPLWDRVRAREALTQSPLFAVLFSITTYVGFCLPFVVLDVLCPWVPALRRYKIHPDFSPTARQLLPCLGQTLYQHVVFVLPLTLLHWARGPAPWPREAPELLQLARHVVGCLLLFDAEFFAWHVLHHKVPWLYRTFHKMHHQNAASFALATQYMSAWELFSLGFFDMVNVTLLQCHPLTVLVFHVLNIWLSVEDHSGYDFPWSTHRLVPFGWYGGVRHHDLHHSQFNCNFAPYFTHWDKLLGTLRSAHAK; encoded by the coding sequence ATGAGCAGCCACAACGCGTCTGAGCTCCCCATCCTCTGCAGTTCCGGCCAGCTGCTTCTGCAGCCGCTCTGGGACCGAGTGCGGGCCCGGGAGGCGCTCACGCAGTCGCCCTTGTTCGCGGTCCTCTTTTCCATCACCACGTACGTGGGCTTCTGCCTGCCCTTCGTGGTGCTGGACGTCCTGTGCCCCTGGGTGCCCGCGCTGCGGCGCTACAAGATCCACCCAGACTTCTCGCCGACGGCGCGGCAGCTGCTGCCCTGCTTGGGGCAGACCCTCTACCAGCACGTGGTGTTTGTGCTCCCCTTGACGCTGCTGCACTGGGCCCGCGGCCCGGCGCCCTGGCCCCGCGAAGCCCCCGAGCTGCTGCAGCTGGCGCGCCACGTCGTgggctgcctgctgctcttcgATGCCGAGTTCTTCGCGTGGCACGTGCTGCACCACAAGGTGCCATGGCTCTACCGCACCTTCCACAAGATGCACCACCAGAACGCAGCCTCCTTCGCGCTGGCCACGCAGTACATGAGCGCCTGGGAGCTCTTCTCCTTGGGCTTCTTCGACATGGTGAACGTCACGCTGCTCCAGTGCCACCCTCTTACCGTCCTGGTGTTCCACGTGCTCAACATCTGGCTGTCGGTGGAGGACCACTCCGGCTACGACTTCCCCTGGTCCACGCACAGACTCGTGCCTTTCGGATGGTACGGCGGCGTGAGGCACCACGACCTGCACCACTCGCAGTTCAACTGCAACTTTGCCCCTTACTTCACGCACTGGGACAAACTCTTGGGGACTCTGCGGTCAGCTCATGCCAAGTGA